A region from the Bactrocera dorsalis isolate Fly_Bdor chromosome 1, ASM2337382v1, whole genome shotgun sequence genome encodes:
- the LOC105227819 gene encoding sal-like protein 3 isoform X1 has product MCSIFHNRINYRGLRSNSSGSNSSGSISNLSKELDADRNNNGGSGGAGGAVVGSSEHNEHNSEDATCGDERKADNRLPLKSASSTPDSAVVDENADPRCNMRAASVELAEQRSSVERDEGEDESEELAGDSNEALDLSVLPSNRLPGSGHVALEALQHTKVAVAQFAASALSGAQNYGEAMNELAMVQSTILNVQRQHLMQLQLIQHLQSQLKRAGDLTMDAEQLEEQTQADESEHSAPKRRFMQTPPAEVEEKLTEAVTTSVALKAASAHNNLRANEPCSASRPPSTSNEENTKTEERTNKKTGEPASKHAKNEEASNTGSASVGAVGPTLTAHSTANTNNYQPLMCDISSSLASSIITNHDPSPAPNEMNCLEMLQRRTEEVLDSASQSLHASHLQDEYEYAQKDAQGRGEIFKHRCKYCGKIFGSFSALQIHLRSHTGERPFHCNVCGSKFTTKGNLKVHYQRHTQIFPPMLLAPGPGSAVVEQFPTYGAPVGGPLMSGVTPVRLSAPVEDSKQLNCEDSPQIAHKEKHQEQAKQAISNRVAKPEAPTSPIDTPQDLSKPHHSPVLHENTSPLEPPKSPKASPVLKPSTETKLEKPERASSQNPPATNQHSSKRSSNARKRNSHANASHAGASEARKPHVHDKCERERERMLDGGEFLHKSASALRRSSLSRNSSNSGLEPPHISSEYSLAQMERIIDKSWEDLIEIDTTSETSKLQQLVDNIENKLTDPNQCIFCHKVMSCRSSLQMHIRTHTGERPFRCKICGRAFATKGNLKAHMSIHKIKPPMRSQFKCPVCHQKFSNGVILQQHIRIHTIDDGSGALVGLPGVNINGGMLGAFSLPMGALPPGTPNTAEAVAEHNARMKAHMDAAIEDQNSNKSMGTSDNFDFSTTSDYSGQRSESSQGDFDDFMTMDSTDDSRENTSSLTPFDRRLADDYADERMHEAGERGDAAELPNPMAAMAAAAAMDLSARGFPANGVTQKALEHHLPMLGMSPNFLLMAAAREEMQMLGAHAKFPLLPFGPLGFMGLHPQTHLCNVCFKIFPNSAALERHTHSEHTKDVANSTTTATTTTTPTALTLSSATTTTTTHSDNKSNNTATTSANVAAHDSSRSANCDGPSPPTYNAKLSVSSNLFPKQNNNEEDEERVTNNSTTTINNQNSNTTSKNGNCLTKTTQATSPNELETSEASTLHERIKQEPDTETECESQQLKTNISRSSPTPRTTPSPLPPAPTLPMITGCMPAASPTNSTLEQQSGSTHSPFELAVHPHLALPHNNAEQSLMQMQLLSSLPHDTMQSMQLHYGNAHYHHHYHHHHQQQQQHQQQLSHKSLLPADAHRFPASPLDFQQALMSVGPPSLSADAAAAANQKHFCHVCRRNFSSSSALQIHMRTHTGDKPFQCNVCQKAFTTKGNLKVHMGTHMWTNPTSRRGRRMSLELPLHRPGSMPSETDFMQRRPELFFPYLPPFFNGLPPKPGDLSPGAFPNLTPPHFPNGANAGKYPPGLLGLPPFLAPPYNFPGMTTQSHGDNSKSPTPTRDDNRHLESPSAPWHMLGKIKTENNQNDELSTTPTSSCNQIDEMHNEVQHIVD; this is encoded by the exons ATGTGTTCCATTTTTCATAATCGCATCAACTATCGCGGTTTGCGCAGCAATTCGAGTGGCAGCAATAGTAGCGGCAGCATAAGTAATTTGAGCAAAGAACTGGATGCCGATCGCAATAATAATGGCGGTAGTGGTGGCGCAGGCGGCGCTGTTGTGGGCAGCAGCGAACACAATGAGCACAACAGCGAAGATGCGACTTGTGGGGATGAACGCAAAGCGGACAACCGGTTGCCTTTGAAGAGCGCCAGTTCCACGCCCGACAGCGCGGTTGTCGACGAGAACGCCGATCCGCGGTGCAATATGCGTGCGGCCAGCGTCGAACTGGCGGAGCAACGTAGCAGTGTGGAGCGCGATGAGGGCGAGGACGAGTCGGAGGAGTTGGCGGGCGACAGCAATGAGGCGTTGGACTTGTCTGTGCTGCCGAGCAATCGACTGCCCGGTAGCGGTCATGTGGCATTGGAGGCTTTACAACACACCAAAGTGGCGGTGGCGCAATTTGCCGCCTCAGCGCTGAGCGGCGCACAAAATTACGGCGAAGCGATGAATGAGTTGGCGATGGTGCAATCGACGATACTGAACGTGCAGCGGCAACATTTGATGCAACTGCAGCTAATACAACATCTGCAGAGTCAACTCAAGCGCGCGGGCGATCTGACAATGGACGCCGAGCAGCTGGAAGAGCAAACGCAAGCAGATGAGTCTGAGCACTCGGCGCCAAAGCGAAGATTCATGCAAACGCCACCAGCGGAAGTAGAAGAGAAGCTAACGGAAGCTGTAACAACTAGTGTGGCATTGAAAGCAGCAAGTGCACATAATAACTTAAGAGCTAATGAGCCCTGCAGCGCTTCGCGGCCGCCATCTACGTCAAATGAAGAGAATACAAAGACTGAAGAGAGAACAAATAAGAAAACGGGGGAGCCGGCGTCAAAGCATGCCAAAAATGAGGAAGCTAGTAATACGGGCAGTGCTAGTGTGGGTGCTGTTGGTCCAACGCTAACAGCTCATAGCACCGCCAATACCAACAATTATCAACCCTTGATGTGCGATATTAGCTCCTCGCTCGCCTCTAGCATTATCACGAATCATGATCCATCGCCTGCACCGAATGAGATGAACTGCTTGGAGATGCTGCAACGCCGCACCGAGGAGGTGCTTGATTCAGCCTCACAAAGCTTGCATGCCTCACACCTGCAAGACGAGTATGAGTACGCACAGAAGGATGCACAGGGTCGTGGTGAGATATTTAAGCACCGCTGCAAATATTGCGGTAAGATCTTCGGCTCCTTCTCGGCACTGCAGATACACTTGCGCTCACACACTGGTGAGCGACCATTTCACTGCAACGTCTGCGGCAGCAAATTTACAACGAAGGGCAATCTGAAGGTCCACTATCAACGGCATACACAGATATTTCCGCCAATGTTGCTTGCGCCTGGACCGGGTAGTGCTGTTGTTGAACAGTTTCCAACTTATGGCGCACCAGTTGGCGGACCGCTAATGTCAGGTGTGACACCAGTAAGATTATCCGCGCCAGTAGAGGACAGCAAACAGCTGAATTGCGAAGATTCGCCACAAATTGCACACAAAGAAAAGCATCAGGAACAAGCAAAGCAAGCAATAAGCAATCGTGTCGCAAAACCGGAAGCGCCAACTTCACCTATTGACACGCCGCAAGACCTAAGCAAGCCGCATCATTCGCCTGTGTTGCACGAAAACACGTCTCCGCTAGAGCCGCCAAAGTCACCAAAAGCCTCACCGGTATTGAAACCAAGTACAGAGACAAAGCTCGAGAAACCGGAGCGTGCAAGCAGTCAAAACCCGCCAGCAACAAATCAGCATTCTTCAAAGCGCAGCAGTAATGCGCGGAAACGTAACTCACACGCCAATGCGTCACATGCCGGCGCCAGCGAAGCGCGTAAGCCACATGTACACGACAAGTGCGAACGTGAGCGCGAACGCATGTTGGACGGTGGTGAGTTTCTGCACAAATCCGCATCGGCCTTACGACGCTCATCGCTGAGTCGTAACTCCAGTAATAGTGGGCTCGAGCCGCCGCATATTTCATCCGAATACTCGCTGGCGCAGATGGAACGCATTATCGACAAATCGTGGGAGGATCTCATCGAGATCGACACCACGTCGGAGACTTCGAAGCTGCAACAGCTGGTGGATAATATCGAgaacaaactgaccgatccgaATCAATGCATCTTCTGTCACAAAGTGATGTCCTGCCGCAGCTCATTGCAAatgcacatacgcacacataccgGTGAGCGACCGTTTCGTTGTAAAATTTGCGGACGTGCCTTCGCCACCAAGGGTAATCTGAAGGCGCACATGAGCATACACAAAATCAAACCGCCGATGCGTAGCCAATTCAAATGTCCCGTCTGCCATCAGAAGTTCTCGAATGGCGTCATACTGCAACAacacatacgcatacacacGATTGACGACGGCAGCGGCGCTTTGGTTGGCCTACCGGGGGTCAATATAAATGGCGGCATGCTGGGCGCATTTTCACTGCCAATGGGCGCACTGCCACCGGGCACACCCAACACGGCCGAGGCGGTGGCGGAGCATAATGCACGCATGAAGGCGCACATGGATGCCGCGATTGAGGATCAAAACTCGAATAAGTCAATGGGCACATCGGATAACTTTGATTTCTCCACGACATCCGATTACTCCGGCCAGCGTTCGGAATCGTCGCAAGGTGATTTCGACGATTTTATGACCATGGACAGCACCGATGACTCACGTGAAAATACGAGCTCCCTAACGCCCTTCGATCGTCGTTTGGCGGACGACTACGCCGACGAGCGTATGCATGAGGCCGGTGAACGTGGCGATGCCGCTGAGCTGCCCAATCCGATGGCTGCTATGGCTGCTGCAGCGGCTATGGACCTCTCGGCACGTGGTTTTCCCGCTAATGGCGTGACGCAGAAGGCGCTCGAACATCATCTACCCATGTTGGGTATGTCACCGAATTTTTTGTTAATGGCAGCGGCGCGCGAGGAGATGCAAATGTTGGGCGCGCATGCCAAGTTTCCGCTACTGCCTTTCGGACCGCTGGGATTTATGG GTCTACATCCACAGACGCATTTGTGTAATGTGTGCTTCAAGATCTTCCCCAATTCGGCCGCATTGGAGCGTCACACGCATAGCGAACATACCAAAGATGTTGCTAatagcacaacaacagcaacgacaaCAACCACACCAACAGCATTAACTCTTTCgtcagctacaacaacaacgactacACATTCggacaacaagagcaacaataCGGCGACAACAAGTGCCAACGTTGCAGCGCATGATTCAAGTCGTTCCGCGAATTGCGATGGACCATCACCACCAACATACAATGCGAAG cTTTCAGTGAGCAGTAACCTCTTcccgaaacaaaacaacaatgaaGAAGACGAAGAACGCGTTACAAATAACAGTACGACAActataaataatcaaaatagcAACACAACTTCTAAAAACGGTAATTGCTTGACCAAGACAACACAAGCGACTAGCCCTAATGAGTTGGAAACTAGCGAAGCGTCTACACTCCACGAGCGCATTAAGCAAGAACCCGATACAGAAACCGAATGTGAGTCACAACAGTTGAAGACCAATATTTCAAGATCCTCACCTACGCCAAGGACGACACCATCGCCTTTGCCACCAGCGCCAACGTTACCAATGATAACGGGCTGCATGCCAGCAGCCTCACCAACCAATAGTACACTGGAACAACAAAGCGGGTCAACACATTCGCCATTCGAGCTCGCTGTACATCCGCATTTGGCCTTGCCGCACAACAATGCCGAGCAATCGCTCATGCAGATGCAATTAC TATCCTCACTTCCGCATGATACCATGCAATCCATGCAACTGCATTATGGCAACGCCCATTACCATCACCACTATCAtcaccaccaccaacaacaacaacaacatcaacaacaattgTCACATAAATCTTTGCTGCCCGCAGATGCACATCGTTTCCCGGCGAGCCCATTGGACTTTCAACAGGCGCTGATGTCGGTCGGTCCACCGAGCTTGAGTGCCGACGCTGCCGCCGCCGCGAATCAGAAGCATTTCTGCCATGTGTGTCGACGAAACTTTAGTTCGAGTTCGGCGCTTCAGATCCACATGCGTACGCATACGGGGGACAAGCCGTTCCAATGCAATGTATGTCAGAAGGCCTTCACAACCAAAGGAAATTTGAAG GTCCATATGGGCACACATATGTGGACAAATCCCACATCACGTCGTGGTAGACGCATGTCACTTGAATTACCCTTACATCGCCCTGGAAGTATGCCGAGTGAGACCGATTTCATGCAAAGACGTCCAGAACTATTTTTCCCATATTTGCCGCCATTTTTCAATGGATTACCGCCAAAG CCTGGTGATCTAAGTCCTGGCGCATTTCCGAATCTAACACCACCACATTTTCCGAACGGCGCAAATGCTGGCAAATATCCACCCGGACTTTTAGGTTTGCCACCATTTCTTGCACCACCTTATAATTTCCCGGGCATGACAACGCAGTCACATGGCGATAATAGTAAATCCCCCACACCAACAAGAGATGACAACAGACATTTGGAGAGCCCTTCAGCGCCTTGGCATATGTTAGGGAAAATTAAAACAGAGAACAATCAAAATGACGAATTGTCAACAACGCCGACAAGTAGTTGTAATCAAATCGATGAGATGCACAACGAGGTGCAACATATAGTGGACTAA
- the LOC105227819 gene encoding sal-like protein 3 isoform X2, whose product MCSIFHNRINYRGLRSNSSGSNSSGSISNLSKELDADRNNNGGSGGAGGAVVGSSEHNEHNSEDATCGDERKADNRLPLKSASSTPDSAVVDENADPRCNMRAASVELAEQRSSVERDEGEDESEELAGDSNEALDLSVLPSNRLPGSGHVALEALQHTKVAVAQFAASALSGAQNYGEAMNELAMVQSTILNVQRQHLMQLQLIQHLQSQLKRAGDLTMDAEQLEEQTQADESEHSAPKRRFMQTPPAEVEEKLTEAVTTSVALKAASAHNNLRANEPCSASRPPSTSNEENTKTEERTNKKTGEPASKHAKNEEASNTGSASVGAVGPTLTAHSTANTNNYQPLMCDISSSLASSIITNHDPSPAPNEMNCLEMLQRRTEEVLDSASQSLHASHLQDEYEYAQKDAQGRGEIFKHRCKYCGKIFGSFSALQIHLRSHTGERPFHCNVCGSKFTTKGNLKVHYQRHTQIFPPMLLAPGPGSAVVEQFPTYGAPVGGPLMSGVTPVRLSAPVEDSKQLNCEDSPQIAHKEKHQEQAKQAISNRVAKPEAPTSPIDTPQDLSKPHHSPVLHENTSPLEPPKSPKASPVLKPSTETKLEKPERASSQNPPATNQHSSKRSSNARKRNSHANASHAGASEARKPHVHDKCERERERMLDGGEFLHKSASALRRSSLSRNSSNSGLEPPHISSEYSLAQMERIIDKSWEDLIEIDTTSETSKLQQLVDNIENKLTDPNQCIFCHKVMSCRSSLQMHIRTHTGERPFRCKICGRAFATKGNLKAHMSIHKIKPPMRSQFKCPVCHQKFSNGVILQQHIRIHTIDDGSGALVGLPGVNINGGMLGAFSLPMGALPPGTPNTAEAVAEHNARMKAHMDAAIEDQNSNKSMGTSDNFDFSTTSDYSGQRSESSQGDFDDFMTMDSTDDSRENTSSLTPFDRRLADDYADERMHEAGERGDAAELPNPMAAMAAAAAMDLSARGFPANGVTQKALEHHLPMLGMSPNFLLMAAAREEMQMLGAHAKFPLLPFGPLGFMGLHPQTHLCNVCFKIFPNSAALERHTHSEHTKDVANSTTTATTTTTPTALTLSSATTTTTTHSDNKSNNTATTSANVAAHDSSRSANCDGPSPPTYNAKLSVSSNLFPKQNNNEEDEERVTNNSTTTINNQNSNTTSKNGNCLTKTTQATSPNELETSEASTLHERIKQEPDTETECESQQLKTNISRSSPTPRTTPSPLPPAPTLPMITGCMPAASPTNSTLEQQSGSTHSPFELAVHPHLALPHNNAEQSLMQMQLHAHRFPASPLDFQQALMSVGPPSLSADAAAAANQKHFCHVCRRNFSSSSALQIHMRTHTGDKPFQCNVCQKAFTTKGNLKVHMGTHMWTNPTSRRGRRMSLELPLHRPGSMPSETDFMQRRPELFFPYLPPFFNGLPPKPGDLSPGAFPNLTPPHFPNGANAGKYPPGLLGLPPFLAPPYNFPGMTTQSHGDNSKSPTPTRDDNRHLESPSAPWHMLGKIKTENNQNDELSTTPTSSCNQIDEMHNEVQHIVD is encoded by the exons ATGTGTTCCATTTTTCATAATCGCATCAACTATCGCGGTTTGCGCAGCAATTCGAGTGGCAGCAATAGTAGCGGCAGCATAAGTAATTTGAGCAAAGAACTGGATGCCGATCGCAATAATAATGGCGGTAGTGGTGGCGCAGGCGGCGCTGTTGTGGGCAGCAGCGAACACAATGAGCACAACAGCGAAGATGCGACTTGTGGGGATGAACGCAAAGCGGACAACCGGTTGCCTTTGAAGAGCGCCAGTTCCACGCCCGACAGCGCGGTTGTCGACGAGAACGCCGATCCGCGGTGCAATATGCGTGCGGCCAGCGTCGAACTGGCGGAGCAACGTAGCAGTGTGGAGCGCGATGAGGGCGAGGACGAGTCGGAGGAGTTGGCGGGCGACAGCAATGAGGCGTTGGACTTGTCTGTGCTGCCGAGCAATCGACTGCCCGGTAGCGGTCATGTGGCATTGGAGGCTTTACAACACACCAAAGTGGCGGTGGCGCAATTTGCCGCCTCAGCGCTGAGCGGCGCACAAAATTACGGCGAAGCGATGAATGAGTTGGCGATGGTGCAATCGACGATACTGAACGTGCAGCGGCAACATTTGATGCAACTGCAGCTAATACAACATCTGCAGAGTCAACTCAAGCGCGCGGGCGATCTGACAATGGACGCCGAGCAGCTGGAAGAGCAAACGCAAGCAGATGAGTCTGAGCACTCGGCGCCAAAGCGAAGATTCATGCAAACGCCACCAGCGGAAGTAGAAGAGAAGCTAACGGAAGCTGTAACAACTAGTGTGGCATTGAAAGCAGCAAGTGCACATAATAACTTAAGAGCTAATGAGCCCTGCAGCGCTTCGCGGCCGCCATCTACGTCAAATGAAGAGAATACAAAGACTGAAGAGAGAACAAATAAGAAAACGGGGGAGCCGGCGTCAAAGCATGCCAAAAATGAGGAAGCTAGTAATACGGGCAGTGCTAGTGTGGGTGCTGTTGGTCCAACGCTAACAGCTCATAGCACCGCCAATACCAACAATTATCAACCCTTGATGTGCGATATTAGCTCCTCGCTCGCCTCTAGCATTATCACGAATCATGATCCATCGCCTGCACCGAATGAGATGAACTGCTTGGAGATGCTGCAACGCCGCACCGAGGAGGTGCTTGATTCAGCCTCACAAAGCTTGCATGCCTCACACCTGCAAGACGAGTATGAGTACGCACAGAAGGATGCACAGGGTCGTGGTGAGATATTTAAGCACCGCTGCAAATATTGCGGTAAGATCTTCGGCTCCTTCTCGGCACTGCAGATACACTTGCGCTCACACACTGGTGAGCGACCATTTCACTGCAACGTCTGCGGCAGCAAATTTACAACGAAGGGCAATCTGAAGGTCCACTATCAACGGCATACACAGATATTTCCGCCAATGTTGCTTGCGCCTGGACCGGGTAGTGCTGTTGTTGAACAGTTTCCAACTTATGGCGCACCAGTTGGCGGACCGCTAATGTCAGGTGTGACACCAGTAAGATTATCCGCGCCAGTAGAGGACAGCAAACAGCTGAATTGCGAAGATTCGCCACAAATTGCACACAAAGAAAAGCATCAGGAACAAGCAAAGCAAGCAATAAGCAATCGTGTCGCAAAACCGGAAGCGCCAACTTCACCTATTGACACGCCGCAAGACCTAAGCAAGCCGCATCATTCGCCTGTGTTGCACGAAAACACGTCTCCGCTAGAGCCGCCAAAGTCACCAAAAGCCTCACCGGTATTGAAACCAAGTACAGAGACAAAGCTCGAGAAACCGGAGCGTGCAAGCAGTCAAAACCCGCCAGCAACAAATCAGCATTCTTCAAAGCGCAGCAGTAATGCGCGGAAACGTAACTCACACGCCAATGCGTCACATGCCGGCGCCAGCGAAGCGCGTAAGCCACATGTACACGACAAGTGCGAACGTGAGCGCGAACGCATGTTGGACGGTGGTGAGTTTCTGCACAAATCCGCATCGGCCTTACGACGCTCATCGCTGAGTCGTAACTCCAGTAATAGTGGGCTCGAGCCGCCGCATATTTCATCCGAATACTCGCTGGCGCAGATGGAACGCATTATCGACAAATCGTGGGAGGATCTCATCGAGATCGACACCACGTCGGAGACTTCGAAGCTGCAACAGCTGGTGGATAATATCGAgaacaaactgaccgatccgaATCAATGCATCTTCTGTCACAAAGTGATGTCCTGCCGCAGCTCATTGCAAatgcacatacgcacacataccgGTGAGCGACCGTTTCGTTGTAAAATTTGCGGACGTGCCTTCGCCACCAAGGGTAATCTGAAGGCGCACATGAGCATACACAAAATCAAACCGCCGATGCGTAGCCAATTCAAATGTCCCGTCTGCCATCAGAAGTTCTCGAATGGCGTCATACTGCAACAacacatacgcatacacacGATTGACGACGGCAGCGGCGCTTTGGTTGGCCTACCGGGGGTCAATATAAATGGCGGCATGCTGGGCGCATTTTCACTGCCAATGGGCGCACTGCCACCGGGCACACCCAACACGGCCGAGGCGGTGGCGGAGCATAATGCACGCATGAAGGCGCACATGGATGCCGCGATTGAGGATCAAAACTCGAATAAGTCAATGGGCACATCGGATAACTTTGATTTCTCCACGACATCCGATTACTCCGGCCAGCGTTCGGAATCGTCGCAAGGTGATTTCGACGATTTTATGACCATGGACAGCACCGATGACTCACGTGAAAATACGAGCTCCCTAACGCCCTTCGATCGTCGTTTGGCGGACGACTACGCCGACGAGCGTATGCATGAGGCCGGTGAACGTGGCGATGCCGCTGAGCTGCCCAATCCGATGGCTGCTATGGCTGCTGCAGCGGCTATGGACCTCTCGGCACGTGGTTTTCCCGCTAATGGCGTGACGCAGAAGGCGCTCGAACATCATCTACCCATGTTGGGTATGTCACCGAATTTTTTGTTAATGGCAGCGGCGCGCGAGGAGATGCAAATGTTGGGCGCGCATGCCAAGTTTCCGCTACTGCCTTTCGGACCGCTGGGATTTATGG GTCTACATCCACAGACGCATTTGTGTAATGTGTGCTTCAAGATCTTCCCCAATTCGGCCGCATTGGAGCGTCACACGCATAGCGAACATACCAAAGATGTTGCTAatagcacaacaacagcaacgacaaCAACCACACCAACAGCATTAACTCTTTCgtcagctacaacaacaacgactacACATTCggacaacaagagcaacaataCGGCGACAACAAGTGCCAACGTTGCAGCGCATGATTCAAGTCGTTCCGCGAATTGCGATGGACCATCACCACCAACATACAATGCGAAG cTTTCAGTGAGCAGTAACCTCTTcccgaaacaaaacaacaatgaaGAAGACGAAGAACGCGTTACAAATAACAGTACGACAActataaataatcaaaatagcAACACAACTTCTAAAAACGGTAATTGCTTGACCAAGACAACACAAGCGACTAGCCCTAATGAGTTGGAAACTAGCGAAGCGTCTACACTCCACGAGCGCATTAAGCAAGAACCCGATACAGAAACCGAATGTGAGTCACAACAGTTGAAGACCAATATTTCAAGATCCTCACCTACGCCAAGGACGACACCATCGCCTTTGCCACCAGCGCCAACGTTACCAATGATAACGGGCTGCATGCCAGCAGCCTCACCAACCAATAGTACACTGGAACAACAAAGCGGGTCAACACATTCGCCATTCGAGCTCGCTGTACATCCGCATTTGGCCTTGCCGCACAACAATGCCGAGCAATCGCTCATGCAGATGCAATTAC ATGCACATCGTTTCCCGGCGAGCCCATTGGACTTTCAACAGGCGCTGATGTCGGTCGGTCCACCGAGCTTGAGTGCCGACGCTGCCGCCGCCGCGAATCAGAAGCATTTCTGCCATGTGTGTCGACGAAACTTTAGTTCGAGTTCGGCGCTTCAGATCCACATGCGTACGCATACGGGGGACAAGCCGTTCCAATGCAATGTATGTCAGAAGGCCTTCACAACCAAAGGAAATTTGAAG GTCCATATGGGCACACATATGTGGACAAATCCCACATCACGTCGTGGTAGACGCATGTCACTTGAATTACCCTTACATCGCCCTGGAAGTATGCCGAGTGAGACCGATTTCATGCAAAGACGTCCAGAACTATTTTTCCCATATTTGCCGCCATTTTTCAATGGATTACCGCCAAAG CCTGGTGATCTAAGTCCTGGCGCATTTCCGAATCTAACACCACCACATTTTCCGAACGGCGCAAATGCTGGCAAATATCCACCCGGACTTTTAGGTTTGCCACCATTTCTTGCACCACCTTATAATTTCCCGGGCATGACAACGCAGTCACATGGCGATAATAGTAAATCCCCCACACCAACAAGAGATGACAACAGACATTTGGAGAGCCCTTCAGCGCCTTGGCATATGTTAGGGAAAATTAAAACAGAGAACAATCAAAATGACGAATTGTCAACAACGCCGACAAGTAGTTGTAATCAAATCGATGAGATGCACAACGAGGTGCAACATATAGTGGACTAA